In Brevibacillus brevis NBRC 100599, a single genomic region encodes these proteins:
- a CDS encoding sulfate ABC transporter substrate-binding protein translates to MAAAMAGCSAAAPAETGKGAGGSNTTVELLNVSYDPTREFYQDINKEFASEWQQKTGQTVTIKQSHGGSGKQSRSVIDGLEADVVTLALAYDIDAIAEHGLIPADWQKKRSKNSSPYTSTIVFLVRKGNPKQIKDWDDLIKPGISVITPNPKTSGGARWNYLAAWGYALKTNGGDEAKAQEFVAQLFKNVPVLDSGARGSTTTFVERGMGDVLIAWENEAYLAVNELGKDKFEIVNPSVSILAEPPVTLVDKYADKHKTREVAEAYLQFLYTKKGQELAAKHYYRPRSQEVLKAHKPAFPDIQLFTIDELFGGWTKAQKTHFADQGVFDQLYKP, encoded by the coding sequence ATGGCTGCGGCTATGGCTGGCTGCTCGGCTGCTGCACCAGCAGAAACTGGTAAGGGAGCAGGGGGCAGCAACACTACGGTAGAGCTGCTCAATGTTTCCTACGATCCGACGCGAGAGTTTTACCAAGATATCAACAAGGAGTTTGCCTCAGAGTGGCAACAAAAGACAGGTCAAACAGTGACGATCAAGCAATCACATGGCGGTTCAGGCAAGCAATCCCGCTCCGTCATCGATGGTTTGGAAGCAGATGTGGTGACCCTTGCCCTTGCTTACGATATTGACGCGATTGCCGAACACGGTCTGATTCCTGCTGATTGGCAAAAGAAGCGCTCGAAAAACAGCTCGCCTTACACCTCCACGATTGTGTTTCTGGTACGTAAAGGCAATCCGAAGCAAATCAAAGATTGGGATGATTTGATCAAGCCTGGTATCTCCGTGATCACTCCGAACCCGAAAACGTCTGGGGGAGCCAGATGGAACTACTTGGCTGCATGGGGTTATGCCTTGAAGACAAATGGGGGAGATGAAGCGAAGGCACAAGAATTCGTCGCACAACTGTTTAAAAATGTACCCGTCCTCGATTCTGGGGCGCGCGGTTCGACCACTACTTTTGTCGAGCGTGGCATGGGGGATGTGCTGATTGCATGGGAAAACGAAGCGTATCTCGCGGTCAATGAACTAGGGAAAGACAAGTTTGAGATTGTAAATCCGTCCGTGAGCATTTTGGCTGAACCGCCTGTCACCCTCGTTGACAAATACGCTGACAAGCACAAGACAAGAGAAGTAGCGGAAGCGTACCTCCAGTTCCTGTATACCAAAAAAGGCCAAGAGCTCGCAGCCAAGCATTACTACCGCCCTCGTTCACAGGAAGTACTCAAAGCACATAAACCCGCATTCCCTGACATCCAATTGTTTACCATCGATGAGTTGTTTGGCGGCTGGACGAAAGCACAAAAGACTCATTTTGCAGATCAAGGCGTCTTCGATCAACTTTATAAACCATAG
- a CDS encoding rhodanese-related sulfurtransferase — MQVQKPYRILLYYKYTPIENYEEYAAEHLKFCKDNGLKGRIIIAPEGINGTVSGTIEQTDAYMEYVRKDPRFSDMWFKIDESEEHAFKKMFVRAKKELVTWRLEEDVNPNELVGTYLNPKEWYEMMQEEDVVILDGRNYYEYDLGHFRGAIRPEVDSSREFPEWIRDNMSQFKDKKVLTYCTGGIRCEKLTGVLLQQGFENVYHLEGGIVTYGKDPEVQGRLWDGKCYVFDERISIPINHTEEDVVIGRCHYCGTVEDRYVNCANPFCNKQHFCCTECETKFKRSCSDECRDHPRNRYVEAEEKAKLEAAGSNV, encoded by the coding sequence TTGCAAGTACAAAAACCATATCGCATTTTGTTGTATTACAAGTATACTCCTATTGAAAATTATGAGGAGTACGCAGCCGAGCACTTGAAATTTTGCAAGGATAACGGGCTGAAAGGGCGGATTATCATAGCTCCGGAGGGCATTAATGGAACCGTATCCGGAACGATTGAACAAACAGACGCCTACATGGAATATGTGCGAAAAGATCCACGTTTTAGTGATATGTGGTTTAAAATAGATGAGTCGGAAGAGCATGCATTCAAAAAAATGTTTGTGCGTGCGAAAAAAGAGCTCGTAACATGGCGTTTGGAGGAAGATGTCAATCCGAATGAACTAGTTGGCACCTATCTGAACCCAAAAGAATGGTACGAAATGATGCAGGAAGAGGATGTCGTAATCCTCGACGGTCGCAACTATTACGAATACGATTTGGGACATTTCCGTGGTGCGATTCGCCCTGAAGTGGATTCATCCCGTGAGTTCCCTGAGTGGATTCGTGACAACATGAGCCAGTTCAAGGATAAAAAAGTCCTCACCTACTGCACAGGCGGTATTCGTTGCGAAAAGCTGACAGGTGTCTTGCTGCAACAAGGTTTTGAAAATGTGTACCATCTTGAGGGCGGAATTGTCACGTATGGTAAAGATCCAGAAGTCCAAGGGCGCCTGTGGGATGGAAAATGCTACGTGTTTGACGAGCGCATCTCCATACCGATCAATCATACCGAAGAAGACGTCGTCATTGGCCGTTGCCATTACTGTGGTACTGTCGAAGACCGCTATGTAAACTGCGCCAACCCATTCTGCAACAAACAGCACTTCTGCTGCACAGAATGTGAGACAAAATTCAAGCGTTCTTGCTCCGATGAATGCCGCGACCACCCTCGCAACCGTTATGTAGAAGCGGAAGAAAAAGCGAAGCTGGAAGCTGCTGGATCAAACGTATAA
- a CDS encoding NAD(P)/FAD-dependent oxidoreductase: MRVYENTEVVHQKVQTGGLLVYTKSGHTIKCRRAVFATGYEAQTMKRNANAVISSSFSIVTNPVEALTGWPNACLIWETARPYLYIRTCLEGRIIVGGLDEPLNDLQKKDASSLKKRDQLLAKIQELFPRIPIRAEYYWGATFVETHDGLPLFGEQEGYPHCLFTLGYGGNGTVYSTIGAQIISDMITKGSHADADLFAFDRRKYASATI; encoded by the coding sequence ATGCGCGTATACGAAAACACGGAAGTGGTGCATCAAAAAGTCCAGACTGGAGGACTTTTGGTCTATACAAAAAGTGGGCACACAATCAAGTGCAGGCGTGCCGTGTTTGCGACTGGCTACGAAGCGCAAACCATGAAACGAAATGCCAACGCGGTGATTTCCAGCTCGTTTTCCATCGTGACCAATCCAGTCGAAGCGCTTACGGGTTGGCCAAATGCTTGTTTAATCTGGGAAACCGCTCGTCCCTATTTGTATATCCGTACTTGTTTGGAGGGCAGAATCATTGTCGGAGGACTTGATGAGCCGTTGAACGACCTACAAAAGAAGGATGCCTCTAGTCTGAAGAAGCGGGATCAATTACTCGCAAAGATTCAAGAGTTATTTCCACGTATTCCCATTAGAGCCGAATATTATTGGGGAGCGACTTTTGTTGAAACGCATGATGGACTCCCGCTGTTTGGGGAGCAGGAAGGGTATCCGCACTGCTTGTTCACGCTAGGCTACGGAGGGAACGGAACCGTCTATTCCACGATCGGCGCGCAAATCATCAGTGATATGATTACAAAAGGAAGTCACGCGGACGCCGATCTTTTTGCTTTTGACCGGAGGAAATATGCCAGTGCCACAATCTGA
- the dut gene encoding dUTP diphosphatase: protein MNMTNERPVTQVKIKKLHQDAVIPAYARAMDAGFDLVAVEDTLIAPGQSAKVPTGLAFALPEGFELQVRPRSGISAKTKLRLSNAPGTVDAGYRGEVCVLIDNIRIASGKSGKVCLGAGENEVTVEQEVDAHSYLIKKGDRIAQGVIAIVPVAQFEVVDELDETERGAGGFGSSGIKS from the coding sequence ATGAACATGACAAATGAGCGCCCGGTTACACAGGTGAAAATTAAAAAGCTCCACCAAGACGCCGTGATCCCAGCGTACGCGAGAGCAATGGACGCGGGCTTTGATCTGGTCGCGGTAGAGGATACATTGATTGCCCCAGGACAATCTGCAAAGGTTCCAACAGGCTTGGCGTTCGCGCTTCCAGAAGGATTTGAATTGCAAGTGCGCCCTCGCTCCGGGATCAGTGCAAAAACAAAGCTGCGCTTGTCCAATGCACCAGGGACTGTTGATGCTGGTTATCGCGGTGAAGTATGCGTCCTGATCGATAACATTCGGATCGCATCCGGAAAAAGCGGCAAGGTATGTCTGGGTGCTGGCGAAAACGAAGTAACCGTTGAACAAGAAGTCGATGCCCATAGCTACTTGATCAAAAAAGGGGATCGGATTGCACAAGGTGTGATTGCAATCGTTCCAGTCGCGCAGTTCGAAGTAGTCGATGAGCTGGATGAGACGGAAAGAGGAGCGGGTGGCTTCGGCAGCAGCGGTATCAAGAGCTAG
- a CDS encoding DUF3846 domain-containing protein, translating to MTTVYVKLPHENAVVREIAGTDELQELVGGDYEVVEDDHLEGISLVVNEDARGVEANNFPITSDGFLDWVYGPCVFIKADGRSLTADDLSRINRFLSSKG from the coding sequence TTGACTACGGTATATGTTAAGCTTCCGCACGAAAATGCAGTTGTTCGAGAAATCGCTGGGACGGATGAACTACAGGAGCTGGTGGGCGGAGACTATGAGGTAGTGGAAGATGATCATCTGGAGGGAATCTCCCTCGTTGTGAATGAAGATGCTCGCGGAGTAGAAGCAAACAATTTCCCTATCACGTCAGATGGTTTTTTAGACTGGGTCTATGGACCTTGCGTATTCATCAAAGCAGATGGGCGTTCGCTTACAGCTGACGACCTTTCGAGAATTAACCGGTTTTTATCCTCCAAAGGATGA